In Helianthus annuus cultivar XRQ/B chromosome 3, HanXRQr2.0-SUNRISE, whole genome shotgun sequence, a single window of DNA contains:
- the LOC110928612 gene encoding cytochrome b-c1 complex subunit 7-2, mitochondrial, protein MATSKLVRTILDPNKNWFAALHKKTISDRLTKYGLRYDDLYDPMECLDIKEALNRLPREIVDARNQRLLRAMDLSMKHEYLPKDLQAQQTPFRSYLSDMLALVKRERAEREAFGALPLQQRTIP, encoded by the exons ATGGCGACCTCGAAGCTCGTGCGAACTATTTTAGATCCAAACAAGAACTGGTTCGCAGCTCTGCACAAGAAAACTATATCCGATCGCCTCACCAAATACG GGTTGCGATATGACGATCTGTACGATCCGATGGAgtgtttggacatcaaggaagCGTTAAATAGGCTGCCTCGTGAGATTGTTGATGCTAGAAACCAACGCCTTTTGCGTGCCATGGATCTCTCTATGAAACACGAATACCTCCCCAAAGATCTGCAG GCGCAACAGACACCATTTAGGAGTTATCTTTCGGACATGCTAGCTCTG GTAAAGAGGGAGAGAGCAGAACGTGAAGCCTTCGGAGCATTGCCTCTCCAACAACGCACAATACCCTAA